The Erythrobacter sp. HL-111 DNA segment CGGCTACCGCGCCGGACGGCTCGAGGTGCTGGGCGAATTCTACTCCTCGCCCGGGATGGTTTCCGAATCCTTCACCCTGCTGCGCGCGACCGGGCTCGAAAGGGTCGGCGAGGGCGGCGGGCTTGTGGACGAGAACATCATGGTCCACCGCGTCCCCCTGTCGGGCCTGAGCGATTACGTCGCCAGGTGGCGCGAGGCAGGCCACGGCGTCGACGTGCGGATCGCCATGCTTTTGACGCCGCATTTTCTGGGAGAGGAACTGACATGACGAAACGTTGCGAGGGCAAGCTGGCCCTCATCACCGGCGGAGCGCAGGGTCTCGGCCGGGCGCATTGTATCCGCCTCGCGCAGGAAGGCGCCCGGGTGCTCGCGACCGACATCAACGGAGAAGGGGCCGAGGAGACGGCCGCGATCATCAATGCCGAACTGGGCGACGGCACCGCCTTCGGCATGGCCCACGACGTGACCGACCCCGCCCAGTGGGACGCCGCGATCGATGCCGCGCGCGAACGGCTCGGCGGGCTCAACGTGCTGGTCAACAATGCCGGGATCGGCGTTGCCGGCAACATCGAGGACTGCACCTTCGAGGACTGGAAGCGCTGCTATGCGGTGAACGTCGATTCGATCTTCCATGGCTGCCAGAAGGCCCTGCCGCTGATGCGCGAACACGCGCCGGGCTCGATCATCAACATCTCCTCGATCGCAGGGCTGATCGCGAGCGACACCATGCCCGCCTACAATTCGACCAAGGCGGCGGTGTGGATGCTGTCGAAATCGATCGCGCTCCACTGCGCGAAGAAGAACATGCAGATCCGCTGCAATTCGGTCCACCCGACCTTCGTCGACACGCCGATCCTCGACGGCACCGCCAAGGCGCACAGCCTCGAAAAGAACGTGCTGATGGAAAAGCTCGCCCGGCAGATCCCGCTCAGGTTCGTGGGCGAACCGAACGACATCGCCAACGCCGTCGTCTATCTCGCCAGCGACGAGAGCCGGTTCATGACCGGCGCGGAGATCAAGCTCGACGGCGGCATTTCCGCCATGTGATCCGCGATAGAGGGGCCGGCCCGCCCCTCCCGGCTTCGTTTCGCACGACGCGGAACCACGCGGCCCCGCGGAAAGCCGGGATCGCCGTCGCCGGTGCCGCGGGGTCAGTCCGCGATCAGAGCGATCGCGAGGTAGACCAGCGCAGCCGTGCCGAGGCTGAAGAACGCGCCGACGACGAAGGCGATGCGGACTACGGTCGGATCGACATTGGCATAGTCCGCTATCCCCGCGCACACGCCGGCGAGCTTGGCATTGCGCTTGTCGAGGTGGAAGCCCGGCTGGCCGCCGCCGTTTTTGCGGGTGATCTTGTTCATGCGAGGACTCCTGTAACGAACGGATAGGACGGGCCGGCGGGCAGGATCGCCGCGGTCGCCAGGACCACGGTGATGACCAGCGCCCCGGCCGCTGCGAGGACGCGCCGGGTGCGCTGTCCGGCCTGGTCGAAGAACGAATACATCACGTCTTGTTTCCCTATGCTAGAGCGTGGCGGGGCGTTTCAAGCGCGGCCGCGATCAGGCGAGGCCCGGGCTGGCCGGGATGATCGCGTAGGCGAGGAACGAGGCCGACAGGATCACCGAGAAGACGGCTGCGGCGAGGTGTCTGGCGAAGTTGCTGGGGAACATGGAAGGTCTCTTTCGGGATCGGGGGTTGCGGCAGCGATCAGGCCATCAGCGAGGGGCTGGCGGGAACGATCGCGTAGGCGAGGAAAGCGGCCGTCGCGAACAGCGAAAAGGCGGCGGCGGCGAAGCGGTCGAAGCGATTGGCAAACATTGTCTGGTCTCCTGTCTGGTGTTTCGGTTCGTCCCCGAGGGACACCCCAACAGATGCATGGGCCGTGCCAAACTCTAAGAATCCCGGGAATTCGGGCTTTCCGGGGACCGCCCCGCCAGGAGGCTCGTTCAGCAAAACGAAAGCTTGGGAATTTTTCCCACCTCTTGGGATCGGCCTGCGGCGTGCCTCTCTCTGGCCTTTGCGAAGCGGCGTGCTAAGCGCCCTCGTTCATGCCGCTCGCCAGGATCACCCTCCAGGACTTCCGCAACCACGCCCGTAGCGAGCTGGTGGACACGGCCCATTTCAACCTGCTGGTGGGACCGAACGGGGCAGGCAAGACCAACGTGCTCGAGGCGCTCTCGCTGCTTGCCCCGGGACGCGGCCTGCGCCGCGCGCCGCTCGCCGAGCTCGCCCGGCGGGAGACGCCGCAGGACCCGCCCCGCCCCTTCGCGATCGGCGCCAGCCTCGTCGAACAGGGTCAGGTCTCCGCCCGGCTCGGGACCTATACCAGGGCCGAGCAGCCGGGCCGCCGGCTGGTGCGGATCAACGGGGCCGAGGCGAGTGCCGGGGCGCTGTCCGAATGGCAGGCGATGAGCTGGCTGACCCCGGCGATGGACGGCCTGTTCACCGACAGCGCGGGCGCGCGCCGGCGCTTCGTCGACCGGATGGCGCTCGCGATCGAGCCCGCCCACGCGCGGGCGGTGAGCCAGCTCGAGGGAGCGCTGCGCGAACGCAATCGCCTGCTCGAGGAGGGCCGCGAGCCGCGCTGGCTCGACGCGGTCGAGGCGCAGCTGGCCGAAGCGGGCGCGCGCGTCGCGGAGGTGCGGGCGCGGCTGGTCGCGCTGCTGGGCGAGGAACTCTCCGCCCTGCCCCCCGAACCTTTCGCCCGGCCGATCCTCGCCTATCGCCCCGGCGGGCCGACTACGCCTGACGGGCTTGCCGCAAGCCTTGCGAAGGGCCGCGCGCGCGACCGGGCGGCGGGGCGCGCGCTCGCGGGGCCGCACCGCGACGAGCTCGACGTGGCGATGATGCGCGCCGATGGTTCACCCGGCCAGCCGGCCGCGAGCTGTTCGACCGGCGAGCAGAAGGCGATGCTGATCGCCATCACCCTCGCTCACGGCATCCTCGCGGCGAGCGGGCGGCCGAGCGTCCTGCTGCTGGACGAGGTCGCGGCCCATCTCGATCCGGTCCGCCGGGCCGAGCTCTTCCGCCGGCTCGCCGCCGGGCGCGCGCAGGTGTGGATGACGGGAACCGAGCTTGCCCCGTTCAGCGAAATCGCGAGCGAGGCGGCGGTCTGGCGTGTCGCGGGGGGAATGGTGGAGCCGCTCTAGGCCCCTTCCGCCTCCTCCTCGGGCAGGGCGTCGCGCACCTGCGGCAGGGTCGCCTCGACCAGTTCCTCGATCCCCTGCGCCGTGGGATGGATCCGGTCGGCCTGGAAAAGGTTCGGGTTCTCGTAGATCGAGGCGAGCCAGAACGGCACCAGTTCCGCGCCGTATTCCTGCGCGAGATCGGCATAGATCGCATCGAAATCACGCTGGTAATCGGGCCCGTAATTCGGCGGTGCGCGCATCCCCATCAGCAGCACGGGAATGTCGCGGGCCTGCAATTCCTCCAGCATGGCGGCGAGATTGGCGCGCGTTTCGGCGGGCGAAAGCCCGCGCAGCATGTCGTTGCCGCCGAGTTCGAGGATCAAGAGGTCGGGCTTTTCCTCCAGCCCGTCCAGCGTGAAGGCCAGCCGCTGCCGCCCCGCTGCGGTGGTGTCGCCCGAAACGCCGGCATTGGCGATGTCGGCATTCACGCCTTTCGCCCTCAGCGCCTGTTCGAGCCGGGCGGGATAGCTTTCGCCTTCCTCCAGCCCGTAGCCCGCGAAGAGGCTGTCCCCGAAGGCGAGGATGGTGCGCTGCGACCCCATCACCGGAATGGGCGGCGGCTCCTGCGCGTCCGGCGTGCGCGCCGCGCCCGAAGCGGGCGGGACGGTCGTGTCGTCGGCCGCTTCCTCGCCGCAGGCGGCCAGCGCGAGCGCCGTCAGGCCCGCCACCGCAACCCGCGCGATCCGTGCTTGAAGCATCATTGAAGGCTTACCCCGCGTATCTTGTGTGCCCTTTCCACCTATGCCATCGAGCCCGCGTGACAAGCCCTTCCCTCGCCCTCACCGCCCGCAACCTCACCCTGACGCTCGGTTCGGACCGCAAGCCGGTCGAGATCCTGCGCGGCATCGACCTCGATATCGCGCGCGGCGAGGTGGTCGCGCTGCTCGGCCCCTCGGGCTCGGGCAAGAGTTCGCTGATGGCCGTGCTTTCGGGACTCGAGCAGGCGAGCGGGGGGAGCCTCGAGGTGGCGGGGGCCGATTTCACGGCGCTCAACGAAGACGGCCTCGCCGCCGCACGCCGCGGGCGGATCGGGATCGTGCTGCAGGCCTTCCACCTTCTGCCGACCATGACCGCGGCGGAAAACGTCGCGACGCCGATGGAGCTCGCCGGAGCGTCGGATGCGCGCGAGCGGGCGGTTGCCGAACTCGAAGCGGTTGGCCTCAGCCACCGCACCGGGCATTACCCGACCCAGCTTTCGGGCGGGGAGCAGCAACGCGTCGCGATCGCCCGCGCCACCGCGCCGCGTCCCGAACTGATCTTCGCCGACGAGCCGACCGGCAATCTCGACGTCGCGACCGGGGAGGAGATCATCGACCTCCTTTTCGCCCGCCGCGCCGAGACCGGGGCGACCCTGCTCATCATCACCCATGACGAGGCGCTGGCCAAGCGCTGCGAGCGCGTGCTGACCATGGCCGACGGGCGGATCGTCTCCGATACCCGCGCCGCGCGGGGCGAGGCGGCGTGAGCGAGGCGGCGGGCCTTTCCTGGGGCGCCGCGTGGCGGATCGCGCGGCGCGACCTCAGCGCGCGCTTCAAGGGCCTGCGCCTGCTGCTCGTCTGCATCTTCCTCGGCACCGCCGCGCTCGCCGCGATCGGCACGCTGACCGCCGCGATCGAACGCGAGCTTGCGGCGAGCGGGCAGGAACTGCTCGGCGGCGATCTCGAAATCGAGGTGTGGCAGCGCGACCTTTCGGACGAGGAGAAGGCGGCGCTCGCGCAATACGGCACGATCTCGGGCGGGACGCGGCTGCAGGCGATGGCGAGCGCGGGCGAGAACGCGGCGCCGGTGGAATTGAAGGCGGTTGACGAGCGCTGGCCGCTCTACGGCGCGCTGACGCTCGCGGACGGGCGCGAGACGGGCGCTCCGTCGGGCGACGAGGCGTGGCTGGCGCGCGGGGCGATGGACCGGCTGGACATCGAAGTGGGCGAACGCTTCACCATCGGCACTGCCGAACTCACCGCCGCAGGCGTGATCGAGGAGGAGCCCGACCGGCTTTCCGAAGGCTTCCAGCTCGGTCCCACGGTGATCGTCGCACGGGACGTGCCCGCGCGCGCCGGGCTGCTCCAACCGGGCGCGCTCTACCAGAGCAAGTACCGCGTCGCCTTCGGCGACCAGGCCAGCGATCCCGAAACGGTTGAGGAAGCGCTGACCGGGGCCTTCCCCAATGCGGGCTTCGAATTCCGGACCCGCGACCGCGCCTCGCCCGGGGCGGGCCGTTTCGTCGGGCAGATGAGCGATTTTCTCACGCTGGTCGGCCTTGCCGCGCTGGTCATCGCGGGGATCGGCATCGCGGGCGGGGTTTCGTCCTATCTCGACCAGCGCCGCGCCTCCATCGCGACGCTCAAGGTGCTCGGCGCCTCCTCGCGCGACATCGGGCGGATCTACGCGCTGCAGGTGGCAGTCGCCGCACTCGTGGGCAGCTTCGCGGGGCTCGCCGTGGGCGTGCTCGTCACGCCGCTGCTCGGCGCCGCGCTCGAAGGCCTGCTGCCGGTGCAGAGCGGCTTCATCATCGAGCCTGCGCCGCTCCTGCTCGCGGGATCCTACGGGATGCTGGTCGCCTTCGCCTTTGCCGCCGCGCCGCTCCTGCGCGCGCGCAGCTTTCCGGCGATGGCGCTGATGCGCTCGCGCATCGTCCCGCTTTCGCGCGACCGGCGCGCGCTTGGCGTGACCGCGGCGGGGCTGGCCGCGATCTGCGCGCTTGCGCTCCTCACCACCGCCGAGCCGCGCCTGGCGGGCGGGTTCCTCGCCGGTGCCGCCGCGGCGCTGGTGCTGCTCGCCGGACTCGGTTTCGCGATCCAGGCCGCCGCGCGCCGTCTGCCGCGCCCGTCCAACCCGATCCTCAGAAGCGCGCTCGCCAATATCCATCGCCCCGGAGCACCGACCAGCGCGCTGGTGACCGCGCTCGGCTTCGGGCTCGCCGCCTTCGTCCTGCTCGCCGCGATCCAGAGCGCGATCGAAGGCAACATAGACAGCCGCGTGCCGCGCGAGGCGCCGGATTACTTCGTGCTCGACGTGCCCCCGGCCAGGGAGGACCGTTTCTTCGGACTGGTGCAGGAACGCTTCCCCGAAGCGACCCTGAGGACGGTCCCCACCCTGCGCGGTGCGGTGCTCGCCTACGGGCCGGAGGGCGACATGGTGCGCGTCGCCGAGCTTGAGGAACTGCCCGAGGGCGCGTGGGGCCTGCGCGGCGAACGCGGCCTCACCTATGCCGACCGCCTGCCGGAGGGCAACCGCGTGGTCGAGGGCGAATGGTGGAGCCCGTTCCATGCGGGCGAGCCGCTGGTCTCGATCGACGCCGAATTCGCCGAAGCCCTCGACCTCGAGGTGGGCGACTATCTCACAATCGGCATTCTCGGGGTGGAGCGGACCGCGCGGATCGCCAACCTGCGCGAAATCGACTGGGAGAGCATGGGGTTCAACTTCCTCCTCGTCTTCTCGCGCAACGCCATCAGCGACGCGCCGCACAACTTCGCCGCGACGATCGACCTGCCCGACGATGCCGACACCGATGCGGACAGCGCCGCCCGCGGCGAACTGCTGCGCGCCCTGGTGCGGGAATTTCCCTCCTCCTCGGTGGTCGAGGTGGGCGAAGTGCTGGGCGAGGCACGCACGATCCTGCGGCAGGTCGGCCTCGCCACGCTGGCCGCGGCGGCGGTGGCGGTGCTCGCGGGCCTCGCCGTGCTGATGGGCGCGATTGCGGCGGCGCGCGCCGCGCGCACGTACGATACCGTGGTGCTGCGCGTCCTGGGGGCGAGCCGGCGGCAGATCCTGATGATGCAGCTCGCCGAATACGGACTCATCGCCGCCGCGCTCGCCCTGGTCGCGCTGGGGCTCGGGAGCCTGCTCGGCTGGGTCGTCATCACGCAGCTGTTCGAATTCGACTGGCTGCCCGACTGGGGCGCGGTGCTCGGCGTGCTCGGGCTTGGCCTCGCGATGGTGCTTGCCTTCGCGCTCGGCGGGTCGCTTCCCCTGCTGCGCGCCAAGCCTGCCCGCGCCCTGCGCGAACTCTGATCCTATTCGAAGACGGCGGCGTCGTAGCCGACCATTCCCGGCCGGCCTTTCACCACGAGGGTGGATGCGAGCAGGTCGTGCAGGCCCTGCTTGCGTTCGGTGAAGGCAACCATGATGTAGCCGATGGCGAGGACCAGCCCGGACAGGATCTTTCCGAAAGAGCGTCCGGCCGCGCGCAGATAGGAAATGCGCCCGCCCCGTTCATCGGTGACGATCAGGCCGAGCGCCTTCTTGCCCGGAGTTGCCTGCATTTCCGATCCTTCGAAGCCGATGAAATAGGCGAACCCGACAAGGGTGCCGAGCAGGTCGGCGATTCCTAAGGTTTCCTCGGCCTGCGTCGTGAACAGGGCGGCTCCCGTCAGAAGCGCAAGCACGAACTGCACCGCGATCAGGATCACGGTATCGATCAGGTAGGCGCCCACCCGGATCCAGAAACCGGCATAGTCCATCGCGATATCCCCCCAATGTTCCGGTCTCTGGCCGGGCGGGGACAAACTGCCTGAAAAAGCGGACAATTCAAGCGCCCATGCATCGGAAACGAAAAGAGGCCCCGCGCGTCGCCGCGCGGAGCCCCCTTTTCTTCCCGTGCAGTCAGGTCAGAAGCGGAAGCGCACGACCCCGCCATAGGTGCGCGGCGCGCTGGGATAGCCGTTGACCGTGCCCGCCTGCGCGACCCCGTCGAACACCGTCAGGATGTACTCGTCGTCGAGCAGGTTGCGCGCGAAGGCCCCGATCTCGAGCCCGTTGTTGAGCGCAAGCGTCGCCGAGGCGTTCACCAGGTTCACTTCGCGGCGGAAGATCCGCGTGTTGCCGAGCTGCGCGTTGAAGGTCGGCAGGCCCTCGTTGATGTTCTCGTTGCTTTCGTGGTTGTAATCCACGCGCGTGATGATGCGCGAACCGCTGTCGAATTCGTGCGTGTAGGTCGCCGAGGTCGCGATCGCCCATTCCGGGATGCCGCCCGGACGCTGACCGGTGAGATCGCCCAGCGGGCTGCCGGTGAAATCGTCGTAGAGCGCATCGAGATAGGTCGTCGCGAAGGTCAGCACGAGCCCGTCGACCGGGTTGATCGTGGCGTCGAACTCGAAGCCCTTGACCGACTGTTCGCCCGCATTGGCGAGCGCGAAGCCGAGCCCGGTGAAGGCGAAGCTCTGGAAGCCCTCGATCGACTGGTCGAACAGCGCGAGGTTGAACCCGAAACCGTCCCACTGGGCCTTCATGCCGAGTTCGTAGACCTCGGCCTCTTCCGGACCGGCAAAGCGCGAACCCGTGGTCAGGTTCGGTGTCGCCAGCCCGGCATCCAGGATCGGCGAGGACGGTGCGAGAATCGTCGAGAGCTCCTGCCCCGGCACGAAATCGCCCAGCACCGGCCGACTGTCGCGCGAGAGGTTGACCGAGCTCGCCTTGAAGCCCGTCGCATAGCTCGCGTAGACGTTGACCTCGGGCGAGATCTGGTAGCTCGCCCGCAGCAGGTAGGTCAGCTCGTCATCCCGCGTGCGGCCCGGCTCGACCACGTTCGGCACGGCCAGGAATGGCGGCTGGAACTGCAGCGCCTGCAGCGCCAGCAGCTCGTTCGCCGCCGGATCGAGCGCGGCCTGCGTGATCTGGCCGAAGACCGGCGCGGTCTGCGGATCGGTCGCGAAGCCGTTGATGACGCCCGGCGTCACCTCGCCCGGCGGGATCTGCAGCGCCTCGGCGATCCCGCCGACGATGAAGGCGTCGACCAGATTGACCTGCCCGAGCGGGTCGAAGCTCTGCTGCGACAGCGCGAAGTCCTTCGCATCGTCGGTGTAGTTGAAGCCGACGGTGAACACGAGCCCGTCGACCGGCTCGAGATCGAACGTCCCGAACACCGACCACGCCGTGTTCTCCATCCGGAACTGCTCGCTGGTCAGAAGCGGCGTGTTGAGGATCGAGTCCTGCGGCAGGCCCAGCCCCGCTTCGACCTGGTTGAACAGGCCCGGTTGCCCGGCCAGCAATTCGCCATAGTCGCGGAAATCGGAACCGTTCCGGATCGCGCTGTCCTGTTCGATCGTCTCGTCGAAGTAGAAGCCGCCGAGCAGGAAGTTGAACGGGCCGTCGAAATCCGACGCGATGCGGACTTCCTGGGTGAAGGTCTGCACGTCCTGGTCGCGGGTTTCCGTCGCGATGTCGGCGCTGGTGAAGTCGATGTCGGTGAGGAAGAAGTTCTTCAGCTCGCGATAGGCCGTGATCGAGGTGATCGAGATCGCCCCGGCCTGGTAGTCCATCTGGACCGAGCCGCCGTAATTGTCGTTCTCGTTCACCGGGGCGGCGTTGAGGAAGCTTTCATAGGCGAAGAAGTCGGTGCTGAACTGGCCGCCCAGCGCGCCGATCGCGCCCGCCGCGGGGCCGGCGACGAGCGTCGCGACCTGGCAGCACACCTCGTCGATCCGGGCATAGTCCGCGATCGCGCGGATCTTGAAATCGGGCGTCGGCTCGATCAGCAGCTGGCCTCGCGCGGACCAGCGGTTGCGGTCGTTGATCTCCTCGTCGAGATTGACGATCTCGCCGAAGCCGTCGCGGCGCTGATAGGTCCCGTCCAACGAGAAGGCGATATTGTCGGTGATCGGCCCGGTGATGTCGCCGCGCAGGAAGACCTGGTTGAAATTGCCGTAGACCGCCTCGACCATGCCGCCGAATTCATACTGCGGTTCGCGCGTGACGACCGAGATGACGCCGGCCGAGGCGTTCTTGCCGAACAGCGTCGATTGCGGGCCGTTCAGGACCTCGATGCGCTGCACGTTGTTGAGGTCGCCGAGGGCGCCAGCCGAACGCGAACGGAACACACCGTCGATGAACACGCCGACCGAAGGCTCGATCCCGAAATTGTTGTCGCCATTGCCGAAGCCGCGGATGATGAAGGTCGTCGCGGACGAGGTCTGCAACTGGCTCACCCGCAGCGAGGGGGTGACGGTCTGGAGGTCGAGCACGTCGCGGATCTGCGCCTGTTCGAGAGTCTCCCCGCTCGTGACCGACACGGAAATCGGCACTTCCTGCAACGTCTGTTCGCGCTTGGACGCGGTGACGATGATCTGGTTTTCCGCTTCCGGCACGTCCTCCTCGAGAACGAGTTCGTCGGCATCGTCGGAATCGGGCAGGGCCTGCGCGTTGGCCGCGCCGTGCGCGCCCAGGGCAAAGGCTGCGGCGCCCGCAAGCAGGGTGAATCGGTACGTACCGGCAAGGCCGGGCAAGAACGAATGCATGGAAAATCCTCTCTCTAAACCCACTCGAACCCGGCAGGGGAGATGGTCGGCGCGTCCCAGATCGCGCCGTCGCCGGGCTGCGGGGCGGGTGATAGGGGAGCGGGATTGAGGCGACAAGCCGGAAGGCTCGCCCCGGCCGGGGCTGGCGCGAGAAATGTTGCAGTCATGTCACACGGCGGCCCGTTCCCTCCCCGCCGCGCAAAGGCCCGGTTTCGATTGCTTTTGCCGGGCGCGCTGCCTAAGGCGCGCAGCAGATGGGCACACGGACCGCGCGATACAGCCGGCGAGCCCGCTTGCAGCCAGCTCTTGGAAAGCCCGAAATCATGTCCGCCTCCCCCATCGGCCCCGGTTCGCTCAGGAACGTGGCGATCATCGCCCATGTCGACCATGGCAAGACCACCCTCGTCGACCAGCTCTTCCGCCAGTCCGGCACTTTCCGCGAGAACCAGCGCGTCGATGAACGCGCGATGGACTCGGGCGATCTCGAAAAGGAGCGCGGGATCACCATCCTCGCCAAGTGCACCAGCGTCGAATGGACGCCCAAGGGCGGCGGCGAAACCACGCGGATCAACATCGTCGACACGCCCGGCCACGCCGATTTCGGGGCCGAGGTGGAGCGCATCCTCAGCATGGTCGACGGCGTCATCCTGCTGGTCGACAGCGCGGAAGGGGCGATGCCGCAGACCAAGTTCGTGACCGGCAAGGCGCTTGCGCTCGGTCTCAAGCCGATCGTGGTCGTAAACAAGATCGACCGGCCCGACGGCCGCCCGCAGGAAGTGCTCGACGAGGTGTTCGACCTGTTCGCCAGCCTCGATGCCGACGACGAACAGCTCGATTTCCCCTCGCTTTTCGCGAGCGGGCGCGACGGCTATGCCAGTCCCGACGAGCACGCGCGCGGCGGCAGCCTCGAACCGCTGTTCGAACTGATCGTGAGCCACGTTCCCGCCCCGGACCTCGACGCCGGCGGAAAGTTCAGCTTCCTTGCCACCCTGCTCGACCGCGATCCCTTCATGGGGCGCGTGCTGACCGGCCGGGTCCAGTCCGGCACGATCAGGATCAATGACCCGATCCACGCGCTCGACCGCGACGGCAAGGTGATCGAGACCGGCCGGGCGACCAAGCTGCTCTCCTTCCGCGGGCTCGAGCGCGTGCCGGTGGAAAGCGCGCAGGCGGGCGACATCATCGCTCTGGCAGGTCTCGAAAAGGCGACCGTCGCCAACACCATCGCCGACCCTTCCGTGAGCGAGCCGATCGCCGCGCAGCCGATCGACCCGCCGACGCTCGCCATGCGCTTTGCCGTCAACGACAGCCCGCTCGCCGGGCGCGAGGGCGACAAGGTGACGAGCCGCCTCATCCGCGACCGGCTGCTGCGCGAGGCCGAGACCAATGTCGCGATCCGGGTGACCGAAAGCGAGGACAAGGACAGCTTCGAAGTCGCCGGCCGCGGCGAACTGCAGCTTGGCGTGCTGATCGAAACGATGCGCCGCGAGGGTTTCGAGCTCGGCATCTCCCGCCCCCGCGTGCTCTTCCGCGAGGAGGACGGGCCCAACGGCAAAACCCGCACCGAGCCCTACGAGACGGTCGTCATCGACGTCGACGACGAACATTCGGGCACGGTCGTGGAAAAGATGCAGCGCCGCAAGGCCGACCTCACCGAAATGCGCCCGTCGGGCCAAGGCAAGACCCGCATCACCTTCTCCGCCCCCTCGCGCGGGCTGATCGGCTATCACGGCGAATTCCTGTCCGACACCCGCGGCACCGGGATCATGAACCGCCTGTTCGAGAAATACGGCCCCTACAAGGGTCCGATCGAAGGCCGCATCAACGGCGTCCTCATCTCGAACAGCGACGGCGAGGCGGTCGCCTATGCCCTGAACGCGCTCGAGGAGCGCGGCGAATTGTTCATCGCGCCGCAGACCCGGATCTACGAAGGCATGATCATCGGCGAGAACGCCAAGCCCGACGATCTCGAGGTCAACCCGCTGAAATCGAAGCAGCTCACCAACATCCGCTCCTCGGGCAAGGACGACGCGATCCGCCTCACCCCGCCGCGCCGGATGAGCCTCGAACAGGCGATCGCCTATATCGACGACGACGAGATGGTCGAGGTGACGCCCAAGTCGATCCGGCTGAGGAAGGCGATCCTCGACCCGCACGAGCGCAAGAAGGCCCGCCGCAAGAAGGACGCTTGAGCCGCGCCGAAAGGCTCGAGCCGTCCCGATCGGGCCACGGTCCGTCCTTTCGCGGGCGCAGCATAATTTCCCCGGACCGGCGGGCCGCGAAACATGTGCGGCGGTCAGAGCAGCGCTTTTGGCAATCCTTGCGAATTTGCGCTGCCCTGTGGCCATTGCGCAGCGCGCTTGTTACGCACCTGCAACATGGACACAGCAACGCTCGCCTCACTGGCCGTCTATTTCATCGCCATGCTCGGCATCGGGCTCTACGCCTGGAGGAAATCGACCGAGGATTCCGAAGGCTATCTTCTCGCCGGGCGCAACCTGCCGCCGGCCGTCGCCGCGCTTTCGGCGGGCGCGTCCGACATGTCGGGCTGGCTGCTGCTCGGCCTGCCGGGTGCGCTCTATGCGGCGGGGCTGGTCGAGGCGTGGATCGGGATCGGGCTGTTCCTCGGTGCGGTCGCGAACTGGATCATCGTCGCCCCGCGCCTGCGCGAACAGACCGAAAGCTACGGCAACGCGCTGACCATCCCGCAATTCCTCGCCAACCGCTTTCCGAGCCGGGGCACGACGCTGCGGGTCGTGTCGGCCATCGTCATCGTCGTCTTCTTCACGGTCTACACCGCGGCAGGCCTTGTCGGAGGGGGCAAGCTGTTCGAAACCGCCTTCGCCGGGCTCCTGCCGAACGCGGGGATGAGCGACTACATGCTCGGCATCGTCATCACTGCCGGGATCGTGCTCGCCTATACGATGATCGGCGGGTTCCTCGCGGTGAGCCTGACCGATTTCGTGCAGGGCGTGATCATGATGCTCGCGCTCGTCATCATGCCGCTGGTCGTGATGTTCGGCAGCGGCGGGGATGCGGGCGGATCGCTGTCGGAGGTGCCGGTCGAAGGGTTCCTCAGTCTCACCGAGGGGCTCACCCTGCTCGGCTTCGTCAGCGCCGTGACCTGG contains these protein-coding regions:
- a CDS encoding SDR family oxidoreductase, whose translation is MTKRCEGKLALITGGAQGLGRAHCIRLAQEGARVLATDINGEGAEETAAIINAELGDGTAFGMAHDVTDPAQWDAAIDAARERLGGLNVLVNNAGIGVAGNIEDCTFEDWKRCYAVNVDSIFHGCQKALPLMREHAPGSIINISSIAGLIASDTMPAYNSTKAAVWMLSKSIALHCAKKNMQIRCNSVHPTFVDTPILDGTAKAHSLEKNVLMEKLARQIPLRFVGEPNDIANAVVYLASDESRFMTGAEIKLDGGISAM
- a CDS encoding PspC domain-containing protein — translated: MNKITRKNGGGQPGFHLDKRNAKLAGVCAGIADYANVDPTVVRIAFVVGAFFSLGTAALVYLAIALIAD
- a CDS encoding enoyl-CoA hydratase, which produces MFPSNFARHLAAAVFSVILSASFLAYAIIPASPGLA
- a CDS encoding enoyl-CoA hydratase gives rise to the protein MFANRFDRFAAAAFSLFATAAFLAYAIVPASPSLMA
- the recF gene encoding DNA replication/repair protein RecF, translating into MPLARITLQDFRNHARSELVDTAHFNLLVGPNGAGKTNVLEALSLLAPGRGLRRAPLAELARRETPQDPPRPFAIGASLVEQGQVSARLGTYTRAEQPGRRLVRINGAEASAGALSEWQAMSWLTPAMDGLFTDSAGARRRFVDRMALAIEPAHARAVSQLEGALRERNRLLEEGREPRWLDAVEAQLAEAGARVAEVRARLVALLGEELSALPPEPFARPILAYRPGGPTTPDGLAASLAKGRARDRAAGRALAGPHRDELDVAMMRADGSPGQPAASCSTGEQKAMLIAITLAHGILAASGRPSVLLLDEVAAHLDPVRRAELFRRLAAGRAQVWMTGTELAPFSEIASEAAVWRVAGGMVEPL
- a CDS encoding arylesterase, with amino-acid sequence MMLQARIARVAVAGLTALALAACGEEAADDTTVPPASGAARTPDAQEPPPIPVMGSQRTILAFGDSLFAGYGLEEGESYPARLEQALRAKGVNADIANAGVSGDTTAAGRQRLAFTLDGLEEKPDLLILELGGNDMLRGLSPAETRANLAAMLEELQARDIPVLLMGMRAPPNYGPDYQRDFDAIYADLAQEYGAELVPFWLASIYENPNLFQADRIHPTAQGIEELVEATLPQVRDALPEEEAEGA
- a CDS encoding ABC transporter ATP-binding protein, with protein sequence MTSPSLALTARNLTLTLGSDRKPVEILRGIDLDIARGEVVALLGPSGSGKSSLMAVLSGLEQASGGSLEVAGADFTALNEDGLAAARRGRIGIVLQAFHLLPTMTAAENVATPMELAGASDARERAVAELEAVGLSHRTGHYPTQLSGGEQQRVAIARATAPRPELIFADEPTGNLDVATGEEIIDLLFARRAETGATLLIITHDEALAKRCERVLTMADGRIVSDTRAARGEAA
- a CDS encoding ABC transporter permease translates to MSEAAGLSWGAAWRIARRDLSARFKGLRLLLVCIFLGTAALAAIGTLTAAIERELAASGQELLGGDLEIEVWQRDLSDEEKAALAQYGTISGGTRLQAMASAGENAAPVELKAVDERWPLYGALTLADGRETGAPSGDEAWLARGAMDRLDIEVGERFTIGTAELTAAGVIEEEPDRLSEGFQLGPTVIVARDVPARAGLLQPGALYQSKYRVAFGDQASDPETVEEALTGAFPNAGFEFRTRDRASPGAGRFVGQMSDFLTLVGLAALVIAGIGIAGGVSSYLDQRRASIATLKVLGASSRDIGRIYALQVAVAALVGSFAGLAVGVLVTPLLGAALEGLLPVQSGFIIEPAPLLLAGSYGMLVAFAFAAAPLLRARSFPAMALMRSRIVPLSRDRRALGVTAAGLAAICALALLTTAEPRLAGGFLAGAAAALVLLAGLGFAIQAAARRLPRPSNPILRSALANIHRPGAPTSALVTALGFGLAAFVLLAAIQSAIEGNIDSRVPREAPDYFVLDVPPAREDRFFGLVQERFPEATLRTVPTLRGAVLAYGPEGDMVRVAELEELPEGAWGLRGERGLTYADRLPEGNRVVEGEWWSPFHAGEPLVSIDAEFAEALDLEVGDYLTIGILGVERTARIANLREIDWESMGFNFLLVFSRNAISDAPHNFAATIDLPDDADTDADSAARGELLRALVREFPSSSVVEVGEVLGEARTILRQVGLATLAAAAVAVLAGLAVLMGAIAAARAARTYDTVVLRVLGASRRQILMMQLAEYGLIAAALALVALGLGSLLGWVVITQLFEFDWLPDWGAVLGVLGLGLAMVLAFALGGSLPLLRAKPARALREL